In one window of Dokdonia sp. PRO95 DNA:
- a CDS encoding lytic transglycosylase domain-containing protein, with amino-acid sequence MTLMQHNFKISLVASILLFSAFAKAQDTLSYEAYKQKAPVIKENKKPTLQRDTIKVVDTVITNTISQDLPQVLLDTQVRDSITFNLPDNPQAALIDMRWRKELARMDLFDSINNIRESHTYRPEVNLELPTDTLKKRLAEINARTPFNVEYNPSLESVINRYLKRHKPTMEKLMAVSQFYFPMFEERLDKYDIPLEMKYLAIVESALRPRAKSRVGATGLWQFMFATGKMFKLEVNSYVDDRMDPIAATEAACAYLSQLYDIHGDWDLALASYNSGPGNVSKAIRRSGGATNYWNIRKNLPRETAGYVPAFLATMYLFEYADEHGYTPEKAPVNYFATDTIHIKQSIALDQVSSIVGIPLEIVQFLNPQYKLDIIPVVKDKKYYVRLPIESVGKFVQNEQAIYAFAKAELDKREKPLPEVLTASSQVRYRVRSGDYLGKIANKYGVRVSQIKKWNNLRSNALKIGQRLTIYPRKPVTSSSSNSSKKTVSFKGKKTYIVQDGDSLWKIANKYPGVSIENIKVWNDISSSKLKPGMKLRVSK; translated from the coding sequence ATGACTCTAATGCAACATAATTTTAAAATATCCCTAGTAGCTTCTATACTCTTGTTTTCCGCTTTCGCGAAAGCGCAAGATACCCTCTCATATGAGGCCTACAAACAGAAAGCTCCGGTTATAAAAGAAAATAAAAAACCAACACTCCAAAGAGATACTATCAAAGTAGTAGATACTGTCATTACAAATACAATCTCTCAAGATTTACCTCAAGTATTACTAGATACACAAGTGAGAGATTCTATAACCTTTAACTTACCAGATAATCCTCAAGCAGCACTTATAGATATGCGCTGGCGTAAGGAACTGGCAAGAATGGATCTATTTGATTCTATAAATAATATACGTGAAAGCCACACATACCGTCCAGAAGTAAACTTAGAACTTCCTACAGACACACTAAAAAAACGCCTTGCCGAAATAAATGCGCGTACTCCATTTAACGTGGAGTATAACCCGTCGCTAGAAAGCGTGATAAATCGTTACTTAAAGCGTCACAAACCTACCATGGAGAAGCTTATGGCCGTGAGCCAGTTTTACTTCCCTATGTTTGAGGAGCGTCTCGATAAGTACGACATTCCTTTAGAGATGAAATATCTCGCCATTGTAGAGAGTGCACTGCGACCTAGAGCAAAATCAAGAGTAGGAGCAACGGGATTATGGCAGTTTATGTTTGCAACAGGTAAAATGTTTAAGCTCGAAGTAAACAGCTATGTAGATGATCGCATGGATCCTATTGCAGCAACAGAGGCGGCTTGTGCTTACTTATCACAACTTTATGACATACATGGAGACTGGGATCTTGCGCTAGCATCTTATAACTCTGGTCCAGGAAATGTGTCTAAAGCAATAAGACGCTCTGGAGGTGCTACAAATTACTGGAATATTAGAAAGAATTTACCTCGAGAAACCGCTGGTTATGTACCTGCGTTTCTAGCCACGATGTATCTTTTTGAATATGCAGACGAGCATGGATACACACCAGAAAAAGCTCCTGTAAATTACTTTGCAACAGACACCATTCACATAAAACAAAGCATCGCTTTAGATCAGGTTTCTAGTATTGTAGGTATTCCTTTGGAGATTGTTCAGTTTTTAAATCCGCAGTATAAATTAGATATTATTCCGGTGGTAAAGGATAAGAAATATTACGTGCGACTCCCTATCGAGAGTGTGGGTAAATTTGTACAAAATGAACAGGCTATTTACGCTTTCGCGAAAGCAGAATTAGACAAACGTGAAAAACCATTACCTGAGGTACTTACAGCAAGTTCGCAGGTGAGATATCGAGTACGTAGTGGGGATTATTTAGGTAAAATTGCCAATAAATATGGCGTAAGAGTAAGCCAAATCAAGAAATGGAATAACCTCCGATCCAATGCCCTTAAAATAGGACAGCGATTAACGATTTACCCTAGAAAACCTGTTACTAGTAGCTCATCAAATAGCAGTAAAAAAACTGTATCATTTAAAGGAAAGAAAACATATATCGTTCAAGACGGTGATTCGCTATGGAAAATTGCAAATAAATATCCTGGAGTAAGTATTGAAAATATTAAAGTTTGGAACGATATTAGTAGTTCTAAACTCAAACCAGGAATGAAATTACGCGTTTCTAAATAA
- a CDS encoding DUF4837 family protein: protein MIKRIFLSIVTASLLISCGDNDGKRILSQSVGNINNVKVIVTKAQWQGAIGDALRDVLADPVYGLPREEPKFSIDQIPPEAFSDFLLKNRIYLQIKPADSASLTIVKDKYARPQTGVIVTGSSHTQIANLIIDNEERIVTAFKEQELVANQSRIKKALKKTDSLQKVFGVKLNFPNAYRYAEQKSDFFWMRKELKRSGNMNITVYEVPLQAIDKDTLTIKNIIRMRDSIGGKKIPVDDGRFITERAFSPYLQETEIDGKLAYETKGTWEVDGRYMAGPFVNYAVRDEKNGRYLILEGFIFSPSQDQRDNMFELESILKSARLR from the coding sequence ATGATAAAAAGAATATTTTTAAGTATAGTAACAGCGTCCTTACTTATTTCTTGTGGGGATAATGACGGTAAACGCATTTTAAGCCAGTCTGTAGGTAATATTAACAACGTTAAGGTAATTGTGACTAAAGCACAATGGCAAGGAGCTATAGGAGACGCGCTACGCGATGTGCTGGCAGATCCTGTTTATGGATTACCACGTGAGGAGCCTAAGTTTTCTATAGATCAGATTCCGCCTGAGGCTTTTAGTGATTTTTTACTTAAGAATAGAATTTATTTGCAAATAAAACCGGCAGATAGTGCTTCTTTAACTATCGTAAAAGATAAGTATGCACGCCCACAAACAGGAGTAATTGTTACTGGAAGTAGCCACACACAAATTGCAAATCTTATTATTGATAATGAGGAACGTATTGTAACTGCTTTTAAAGAACAAGAGCTTGTTGCAAATCAAAGTCGAATTAAAAAGGCATTGAAGAAAACAGATTCTTTACAAAAGGTATTTGGAGTAAAACTTAACTTTCCAAATGCATATCGATATGCAGAACAGAAATCAGATTTCTTCTGGATGCGCAAAGAGCTAAAGCGCAGCGGTAACATGAATATCACAGTGTACGAGGTGCCGCTACAAGCAATTGATAAGGACACCTTAACAATCAAGAACATTATACGCATGCGTGATTCTATAGGAGGAAAGAAAATACCAGTAGATGATGGTCGCTTTATTACAGAACGTGCTTTCTCACCATACTTACAAGAAACAGAGATAGATGGAAAACTAGCTTATGAAACTAAAGGAACATGGGAAGTAGACGGTCGTTATATGGCTGGACCTTTTGTAAACTATGCCGTAAGAGATGAAAAAAATGGAAGATACTTGATATTAGAAGGTTTCATCTTCTCCCCATCACAAGACCAGCGTGATAATATGTTTGAGCTTGAGAGTATCTTGAAAAGTGCTAGGTTGAGGTAA